One stretch of Candidatus Omnitrophota bacterium DNA includes these proteins:
- a CDS encoding LapA family protein has product MKAKTIAVFVMAGLVLIILLQNTKVISLRFFFWELSMSQVILLPLIMLAGFLAGYFVARLRRN; this is encoded by the coding sequence ATGAAAGCTAAAACTATTGCCGTGTTTGTTATGGCGGGGCTGGTATTGATTATTCTTCTGCAGAATACGAAGGTCATTTCTTTGCGGTTCTTCTTCTGGGAATTGAGCATGTCGCAGGTTATTTTATTGCCTTTGATCATGTTAGCCGGCTTTCTCGCGGGTTATTTTGTCGCCCGCCTCCGCCGGAATTAA